A stretch of DNA from Acidobacteriota bacterium:
CCGCGCGCGAGGCGAGCGCCGAAAGGCGTGCTTCACTCGCATCAAGCAACGCGCTCCGTGCCTGCCGTGGCCATCTTTGCCCGTGCGGTTGCCCCCGGAAAGGCCAAGACCAGGCTGATTCCCGCGCTCGGCCCGGGCGGAGCAGCCAGGTTTCACGGCGCGCTGGTTTCCGATGTGCTCGCCAAAGTTGCAGGGCTTAAGGGCAGGGCAGCGCGTTATCTTTTTGCGGCTGGGGGCGACCTGCCAGAGGGGATGGTTCCGCGCGCTTTCGAGCGCCGCCGGCAGCGGGGCCGTGGCCTGGGGCAGCGCCTCAGCCAGGCGTTCCATGAACTTCTTCGCGGGCATTCGCGAGCGGTGATTATCGGCACGGACTCGCCAACTCTTGCCCCCGCAATGCTGCGGCTCGCGCTCGAAGAGTTGCGCGCCACGGACGCAGTGCTCGGCCCGTGCCCCGACGGCGGCTATTACCTCATCGGATTGCGGCGCACCGTCCCCGGCCTTTTCAATGGTCTGCGCCTCGGAACGGAATTTGCTTTTGGCGACACGATCTCGAGCCTCGTCGCGCATGGGCTTTCCTGCTCCGTGCTTGGACCCTGCCCGGACATCGACCGTCCGCAGGACTTGGCCGCGCTGAAAAAGTTTCTGCGCAAAAATTCCGCCGCCCGCCGCCTCGCGCCCTGCACCTGGCAGTTTTTGTCGAAGTGGTAGCGCGGACCTCCGCCGTTGAGGTCCGCGGGTGTTTGATCGGACGAGTTGGGTAGCGCGGACCTCCGGTTTAGAGGTCCGCGGTTTTTCTCTTCAGATTCGGGTTCGTTCGTCCGACGGAAGCAACGCGCGGTCGATGGGCAGGACGGGATGGCGCGTCGCCTCCTCTTGAATTGACCCCGAATATTCCCGCACGCTGGACCACGGCCATTCTTCTGCGCGCCGAACAAGCTCTGCCTTCATCGGGTTCAGGTGAATATACTCGACTTTTTCGTTGTATTCTCTTACGGTACGCAAAGCGCGATCAAAAAAACGGGCCTGCCACAGTTCACCCCGCTCGGCGCGTCGGCGATTGATGAGGATAGTCGAGCTGATCTTGATGGATTTCACGACCTGTGAAATGGTCAGCGGATAGACGGGCGCGCAGATGGCGTGCCAGTGGTCGCGAAGAAAAACCCAGGCCGTCAGATAAAATGGGTGCTGCCGCCGCACCCGGCTCAAGGCGAGCGCCAGCAATTGGAAATCGGCATCGCGCAGCCTGGCCCGCTCGTCGAGCAGACGCACGGTGATAAAGAAATACCGGTCGGAAAGAAAGGGACGCCGGAGCCGCGACATGGCGCCAGAATATAACACTACGAGCGGCGATCACCAGAAAAACCGCGGACCTCAACCGCGGAGGTCCGCGCTACCCGCTCCTTCCGGAGGTCAATTACAATCTGAGCGGCGGCGCGTTTGTATGCAGAGATGTCAATGTGGCGGATTTCCTCACAAACTATCCACGTGGACATCGGATTGATGTCAAAGCCGTGAACGTCACAACCCAGGCGGTTAGCCTCGATGACCGGAGTTCCTCCGCCCATGAAAGGATCAGCAATGGATTTTCCGGCGAAGTCGTGCGCGCCGAAATATGTTTCCGTTACCGGATTGTCCAAGAATTCTGCGAGGGTCAGGGCTCGAAAAAGCGTCCCTGGCCTGCGGGCAAACCACTTGTGGACAGCAATGAGAGGTCGATAGTTTTGTTGAATTTGTTTTTCGCGCAGTGCCATCGCTGCAACGAATGGTACGTCAAAATTCCTTTCGATGCTCATTGACTGCCCTTACCTTAGCGTCGGGGGATAACGGGCCAATGGATATCTTACAGGGAATCTAAGTCTCTGCAACATAATGTCGCAAGGAGGCCGGGAGCGGCGCGAGTAGACTCGCGCCTTTTCGCAGAGGCCCGCTTCTCCGTACACGTTGCAGGAGTTGCGATGTATGCACCCGCCGCCGCGCGCCCGGCACCTGGCGATTCCTTCGGTAGATTGCTTCGGAGCGCCCTTCGTATTCTCAGTGGCTAAATTACATCAATGACGATCAGGGTGATATCGTCCTGCTGGGGGCTGGACGCGGGCTGCCATTGCTGAAGCTCGTCGAGCAACCGATTCGAAAACTCGGCGGCCTGGCATGACTGGTGGCAACGGACGACCTCCTCAAGTTTCTTGTCCCCAAAGGACTCGCCGTTGGCGTTTTCGGGCTCCGTGACGCCGTCTGTGTAAAGCAGGAAGCGGTCGCCATGGTCCATCGGCATGGTACACACCGGATAGGCGTCGTAGTCGGGCAGCATTCCAAAGAGCAGGCCGTTGCTTTCGATTTGCTGAAGCTCGCCTTGCCGCCAAAGCAGCAGAGGTGGGTGCCCCGCAGCGGCATACTTTGCGCTGCGATTCCCGGTATCGAGCCACAGATAGGCGGCAGAGATGAGTTGGCCTTGCAGCAGCCCGGAAAGGACACGGTTCAACCCGCGCATAACTGCTCCCGGGTCATTCGCGCAGCCAACCACGGTTTGCACAGCGACTTTAACCATCGACGCAATAAGCGCAGCCGGGACGCCATGGCCGCATACGTCAGCCACCAGTAAACCCACCCGGTCCTGATCGACAGTAATGAACTCGTAGATATCACCCGCCACCGCCGTCATGGGCCGATACGCGGCGCTGATGCGAAGGCGCCTCAATTCGGGAACGCTGCCTGGAAGAATCGAGCGTTGGATCTCCCGGGCGACCGTAAGCTCCCTTTCCACCGAGAGCAAACGGCGCTCGTTCGCCAGGACCAACCTCAAGGCGACATAGGCAAAAGAAAACAGGAAGAAGCCGAAACTGAGGTCGTCGACGATGCGCGGCGTCCTATAACCGATGATGTGCGTAAGGTTGTTCGTCAGGGCTTCTATGGTGAAAACAAGCGCGCCGGCGGCCAGAACGCCTCGGTCGGGCAGATCGAAATATTTGCTGGATAATCCAGGCACTGCGATGAAAGTCGTGACAACAATGAGGATGCCGGCCCTGAACATTTGGTCGGAAAACATCAGCCCGGCGCTCGAAACGGAAAAGATGAACAGGGTTGCGGCGGTAGCGCCGATCGCCAATTCTGCCACGATAAAGGCCCCTATGAGGGACCGCAGTTTCCCGAGGCTAAGTTCCCGGAATGCCAGAAGAGAAGGGAATATGGGCAAGTATGTCAACACCGCACCCGTGTATGGCGCACTGTCTTGAAACGAGTGCGGCAGGAGCGGCAGGAAAACGGGCGATTGGATGAGCTGCGATGCGCCGTATAAAGCGCTCCAGGTTCCCAACCAGACAAAGATGAGCGTCCCGCTGCGCCGGCTGATCCCGGCGATGGCACAGGCCGTTAATCCGATGAACAGGAAAACCGGGCCGAATATAATGTCTGCCATTTGGCACGACACATCGCGAGTGCTTGAGCGCTCGGGGCAACGCCACCAGAGCCCCCCAACATAACAGAGCGGCCGACACCGCTCAAGCTGAAGTTCCGGGCCAACAAGGATTCACCATGGATTCGAAAGCGCAATCAAGGAGCTGCCTGGGGTGTATAATGCCTTCAAAACCTGGCGCCACAAGCGCGGACGCGTGGCGGGGCTTACCAAATCATATGTGCAGGAGGCATGGGTGAGGTCGGGCCGTTCTGCGGGCGTGCAGCGAGGGACCCGGTGCTGACAGCCGGAGAAAAACTCGGCATCTATGAAATCGTTTCACTGCTCGGTTCGGGTGGTATGGGTGAGGTGTACCGTGCCCGCGACACCAAGCTGCAGCGTGATGTGGCCCTGAAAATCCTGCCGGAATCGATGGCCCGTGACGCCCAGCGCATGGCGCGCTTTGAGCGCGAAGCACAGGTGCTGGCCTCGCTGAATCATCCCAACATTGCTGCCATTTATGGGCTGGAAGAATCGAACGGCGTCCGCGCGCTGGTGATGGAGCTTGTCGATGGCGAGACGCTGGAGGAGCGATTGCGGCGCCCGCAGCCCCCCGCGCATCCCGCGGCGCGGGACACCCTCTCCCCGCAAGCGGGGCGAGGGGAAAACCTTAAGGATTTGGCGTCCTCTACCTCTGGGAGTGGGAGGCCTGCAAGGCCGGGTGAGGGTTTGCCGTTGGCGATTGATGAAGCGCTGCCCGTTGCCAAACAAATCGCCGAGGCATTGGAATACGCGCACGAGCGCGGCGTGATCCATCGCGACCTGAAACCCGCGAACGTGAAGATCACGCCTGAAGGCATGGCCAAGGTGCTGGATTTTGGTTTGGCCAAGGTGATGGAGGCGCAGGACGCAACAGCCACGATGGACATGGCCAACTCGCCGACGTTGAGCGCCATGGCGACGCAGGCAGGGATGATTCTGGGGACGGCGGCGTACATGAGTCCGGAGCAGGCGAAGGGGCAGCGGGTAGACCGGCGAGCCGATATCTGGGCGTTCGGATGCGTGCTCTACGAGATGCTTTCGGGGCGGAGGGCATTCGAGGGCGAAACAATATCAGATGTTCTTGCTGCAGTTATTCGCGCAGAACCAGTGTGGAACGTAATTCCGAAAACAACACCGCCATCGGTTGGCAACCTCGTCCGCCGCTGCCTGGTGAAAGATCCGAAGCAGCGACTGCGCGACATTGGCGAGGCGCGCATCACAATAGAAGAAACCATAAGTGGCGCGGGCGCCCCGCCCGTGATGGCCCATGAGCAGGCCTACCCTGAGCGAAGCGAACGGGATGCCCATGCCGTAACGGCCGATCACAGATCGTTGCTGAAACGAGAACGCCTTATTTGGGCATTAGCAACAACAGCCTTATTGGTGGCTGCAATCGTTTCTGTGGTTGCATATCGCCGCCTGGCGCGTGTTCCGGCCCCTGCAATCGTTGCGGAAATCCCCTCCCCGAAGGGCGGGCAGTTCAGGTTTCAGGGCGATGCGGGTGGCCCGCCAGCGCTCTCTCCGGACGGACGTTCCCTGGCGTTTGTCGCGACGGATCCGAGCGGGAAAGACATGCTTTGGGTGCGGCCTCTAGACTCACCCTCCCCTCAGATGCTGGCCGGGACAGAAGGGGCACAATCACTATTTTGGTCGGCCGACAGCCGCTCCATCGGGTTCTTTGCCGACGGCAAAATAAGAGCTGTCCCTGCGACAGGGGGGACCGTTATGTCGCTTGCTGACTCCGAGGTTGCCACTAGCGGAAGCTGGAACTAGGCAGGAACACTAATTTTTCAGCCATATATTGGCAAAGGAATATATCAGGTTCCGATGTCGGGAGGTATCCCCAAACCTGTCGCGAATGCGGATCGGGATTATTTCAGATTTCGGATGTCTCCGAAATTTCTTCCCGACGGAAAGCACTTCCTTTATACGGGAGTCGGTACAAACCCTGCCGATTCCGGCGTTTACTTCGCCTCACTGGACGGAAAAGAAGACCGGCTGATCCTCAAGGAGCCATCGCGGGTTGTTTATGCATCCGGCTATCTGCTCTATAGCCGCAGCACGGAACTTACGGCGCAGGTTTTCGATCCAGACCGAGGGCAACTGAAAGGCGAGGCGCGCAGGCTTATCGAAGGCGTGCGGAGCGAGGACCCTTTTGGCGGCGTTTTTACGGTTTCCGGGAACGGTATGTTGGCTTACCAGCCGGGCGATGAAGAATCGGGAAGAACGCTGGTGTTGTTCGACATGTCAGGAAAGAACCTGGGCGCGATTGGCGGAGCGGCGGTCTACTATGATTTGCGGCTCTCACCTGACGGCCAGCGCCTCGCTTTCGCAATGGGCGCACAGAATAGCGATATCTGGGTTCACGAGCTCGCGCGCGGGGCGCGCATGCGCCTGACGTTTGATCCCGACACCGACAAGGGAGTGCCGGTCTGGTCACCCGACGGAACGCGGATTCTGTTTGGCACGCTGCGGGGCGGTAAGGCCCGCGTTGGTATTTACGAGAAAGCCTCGAACGGGTCGGGCTCCGAAGAGCTTCTGCTGGCGGCAGACCCGTCTGATCCGGAAGTCTGGGCCACGGATTGGTCACGCGACGGACGCTTTGTCATCTTTTGCCGGGGGGACCTATTTTCCAGGGCTCGATCCGATATCTGGATCCTGCCTCTGGTGGGCGACAGGAAGCCGCGGCTGCTGGTGCGCACGCCCGTGGCGGCCTATGACGGCCAGTTTTCTCCCGATGAGCGCTGGATTGCTTATACCTCGAAAGAGTCCGGTCAGGACGAAGTATACGTCATGCCATTCGACGCCACCAGGTTCTTGGATACCGGAAAGACGACCGCGGAGACTTCCCCACGGGACAGGTGGGAAGTTTCCACCGACGGGGGGCAGTTCCCCAAGTGGAGAGCGGATGGGAAAGAAATTTTTTACGTCACTACGGGTGGGAAGATAATGGTGGTAGAAGTTAACGGGGCAGCAAATCATTTCGAAGTGGGGAAGCCGCACCTGCTTTTCAGAACGACACTCAGCGCAGCAACGCCGCCATACGACGTCTCCGCCGATGGAAAACGAATTGTAATCAACACTCCTGGGGGAGAAAGTAACACAGCACTCAGGGTAGTAATTAATTGGACAACACTGCTGAACAACCGATGACTTTCACAGACGGCGCAAAGCTCGGGACTTATGGGATCGTCGCTCGTTTGGCAGCGGGGGACATGAATAGGATGTCCCACCGCGATACACGGTGATAGGGCCGCCGCTGCACGGCTGGCGGGGGACGATTAACATCAGTCAGGAAACTCTCAGCCCTGGGAGGCAAGGCGATCTCAGGATCGACGCTCCCAGGGAGAGAGTGGATACAGGCAACCAGCTTTACGCGTGGGTTACAGGCAGCACAACGGGCTGCTGGATAGTGAAGTCGAGAACGGTTTCACTCGGAACGTTGATTTGTTGGCCGTGGGTGAGAACCTGCGCGGCAGTTCCAGCCCCCGCGCCGACTCCTGCTCCGATGGCGGCGCCCTTACCGCCGCCGGCGATCGCTCCAATCACTCCGCCGACCGCGGCCCCAATGCCAACCTTCTCGGCTGTGTTTTTCCCGCGCGACTTGCCCCGGACTTCGTAACTGCCTGTGGTTATCGCGTGCGTTGAGCCATTGATTTCGATTCCGGTCAGCGCAAGACGCAACTCGGATTGGCCCTTGATTTTGCCCGCTGATTTCACCTGTTCAAGCTTGCCGTAAACGCGCGTGCCCCTTCGCGCGACCACGGTCCCGTTGACGTCGAGAGGCTGTTCGAGGCTGGCAGTGAAAGTGTCGCCCACGTGGTTCGTTTTGGAATTCACGCCGTCAATCATTCGCACAACCAGGCGGGCGCCGGCGGGCACGCGTACGCTGGACACAGGCGGCGGGGCTGTTTTCGCGGCTGCCGGTGAGGGTATTGCTTCGGCAGGATTTCCTGCGGGCGAGCTCGCTTGTGTGGAAGCGATATCGCAAGCGAGGGCAATCAGCCCACAAAGCGCGACTACGAGCAGAAGCGACATGCGTGGTTTGGTTTTGTTCATCCTGGGTTACCTCCTTCTTTTATCTTTCCCGGCATGGGGCGGAAATTAAGAAAGGTTCAGGCGCCCCAACGCCGTATGAAATCTGGCTTGCAGTCAGCGGCGCATCGGCTGCAGTTAACTGAAAGGAACAAAACAGATCCTTCGCTCCGTTCAGGATGACTTCACGCGGAGCGTTGTTCACTGACCCACTATGCTGCAAAGGCTATGCCAGAGCTCGACTTCAATTATAATCCGCTGCCGTTTGTGCCGGTTAGAGTTTGTCGGGGGAGAGGGCTGCCGAGATGTACGAGGAAGATTTTGCACGCCATACCCGTAAGAATTCCGGTGGAGTCTGGTCCGGCGGAAAATGGGCCGGGGGCTCTCAGCCGGCGACGCTGCTGATCCATCCGCCTCCAACAACTTCGTCGCCGTCGTAAAAGACGGCGGCCTGGCCGGGCGTGATGGCGCGCTGCGGGCTGGCGAACTCGACAACGGCCTCGCCGCCGGCGCGAGCTTCGACGCGGGCGGCTGCAGGGAAGTGCTTGTTGCGGATCTTGACTCGCGCTTCAAAGGAATCGCCCTCGCTCGCCGGACGGACCCAATTGATTTCGCGCACCACCAGGCGACTCTTCAACAGTTCATCGTTTGCGCCCACGACCACGCGGTTGTTCGCACGGTCAAGCCCGATGACGTAGAGGGGATTTCCGGTGGAGATGCCCAATCCCTTGCGCTGGCCCACGGTGTAATTTCCCAGGCCCTCGTGGCGGCCAAGAACGCGGCCGTCAGTGGTGACCATCTCGCCTGCGGTGTCCTCAATCTTCATTCCCTGCTCGCTCAAATAGGCATCTATAAACCGGCGGTAATTGCCCGTTGGGACAAAGCAGATTTCCTGGCTGTCAGGCTTTTCGGCCACAGGGAGCTTCCTTTCGCGTGCCATGGAGCGGACTTCTTCCTTGGTGAAATCGCCAAGCGGAAACAAAGTCCGCTCAAGCTGCTGCTGCGTGAGCCCAAAGAGGAAATACGACTGGTCCTTGGAGGGATCGCGGCCGGCAAGCAAGCGGTAGCGGCCGGAATCCGGGTCCTTCTCGACGCGCGCGTAATGCCCGGTGGCGATTTTGTCAGCACCCACCTTGCGGGCGGTTGCAATGAATTCTGCAAACTTGATTTCAGTGTTGCACAGGCTGCAGGGAATGGGAGTTTCACCCGCCAGGTAGCTTTCCACGAAGGGGCGCACCACGCCCTGCTCAAAGCGGTCCTCCAGGTTGACCACGTAATAGGGAAGCCCCAGAAAGCTGGCCACGCGGCGCGCGTCATACACGTCGTCGAGCGAGCAGCAGCGTCCGCTGGCGCGGCCTGGCTCGGCTTCCTCAGAGCCCAGCAAAGCGGGCAACCGCCGCTGGTTCCACAACTGCATGGTCATGCCGACCACGGAGGGCGGACCGTTGGGATCAGCGTTCGGATTGTTTTCAGCCAGCAGCGCCGCGGCCACGGAACTGTCCACGCCGCCGCTCATGGCTACTGCAATTGTCATGGGAATTAAAGCCCAGTGTTCAGCCAGCGCCCCTGTTTATGCCCCAGAGGTCACGACACTTATGGCATCCTTGTTGTAATGCGGAGAAAGCGAACGAAGTTGTTCCACCACGCGCGGCAGCACTTCCAGGGTGTAATCAATGTCTTCGGGCGTTGTGAACTGTCCGAGGCTGAAGCGAATGCTCGAGCGCGCTTGCTCCGGCTTCCGGCCGATAGCGGTGAGCACGTGAGAAGGCTCGATGGAGCCCGAAGAGCACGCCGCTCCGGTGGAACACGCCACGCCTCTCAGGTCCATAGCGATCACAAAACCCTCGCCCTCGATGTAATCGAAGCTGATATTGCTGGTGGTAGGCAGCCGCCTTGAAGTGTCGCCCGAAACCGTTGCCAGCGGAACGCTGGAAAGGATTCCCGCCTCGAGCCGGTCGCGCAGCGCGCTAACGCGCTTCATCTCTTCCACAAGGCGCGTGCCGGCGAGCTCGGCGGCTTTGCCCAGGCCAACTATCCCGGGAACGTTTTCCGTGCCGGGTCGCCGGTCGCGCTCATGGTGGCCGCCGTATATCAACTGCCGGAGGATGGTTCCCTTGCGAACGTAGAGCACTCCAACGCCCTTTGGACCGTGCAGCTTGTGCGCGGAAAGCGAAAGCAGATCGACGCCCAGACGTTCAACGTCCACGGGAATTTTTCCGACCGACTGCACCGCGTCCGTATGGAAATAAACATCGCGCTCGCGGGCGATGCGGCCGATCTCTTCAAGCGGCTGGATGGTTCCAATCTCGTTATTGGCGTGCATCACGGAAATCAAAATAGTGTCTGGCCTGACGGCCCTTTCCACGTCAGCCGGATCGACCACTCCGCCCGACCCAACGGGAACATAGGTAACGCGGACTCCGCGCTTTTCCAACTCCTTCGCCGTGTGCAGGACGGCGGAGTGTTCGATCGTAGTGGTGATGAGGTGCTTCGCTTCACGCTTCGAGGCCCTCACTATGCCGAAAAGAGACTGATTGTCGGACTCTGTTCCGCCGCTGGTAAACACAATTTCGCTCGGCCTGGCATTCAGCAGGCGGGCAAGCTGCTCGCGGCTTTCTTCGACGGCGGCCCTGGCGCGCTGCCCGTACCAGTGGATGGAGGAAGCGTTGCCGTAATCATTCAGAAAATACGGCTTCATCGCCTCAAAAACCTCAGGCGCAACGGGGGTGGTCGCGTTGTTGTCCAGGTAAACTCTTCGCATGACAGGGTTCCCGAAATACTGTATGAAACGCGGAAAAACCAACCATTTTGAGATTATCCCACTGGCACGGATGAAGTCAAACACGCCCACCCAAAAGAAGGAAGGCCTTGTTCGGAATGTCTGCCGCGAAGCCATACGCTTTCTTTATTGAAAGAAATTCTCATTCTTGAAGAAGACAGGTGTTAGGATTCTCGAACATGTCTGTTTTGCAGTTGACCGCCCGGCCCAAAGTGGGCGGACATGCAGCAAGCAACACAAACTGATTTCTGGAGGAGTAATGAACGGCCCTCAAAAAGAAGAAAGAATGAACTTATTCAAAACGCCTTCCGAAGCCGGCGCGGGACTTGCAGTTCCCGCCGGGATTACTTTTATTACGAGACCGGACAGGGTTTTCGGCGCCAATGACCGTGTGCGGGTTGGGGTTTGCGGCATCCGCGGACAAGGGTTCACACACGTTGAAGAATACTCGCGCCTGGTGCACGCCGAGGTTGCTGCTGTTTGCGACGTAGATGAAAACATTATTGCCGGCCGCCTGTCCGACATGGACAAATTGGCCCTGCCGCGGCCGAAGACTTATATCGACGCGCGAAAACTGATGGAAGACAAGTCGATTGACGCCATCTCGATTGCCGCTCCCAACCACTGGCACTCTCTGCTTGCCATCTGGGGCTGCCAGGCGGGAAAGGACGTTTACGTTGAAAAGCCGTGCTCCCACAACTGGTGGGACGGCCACCAGCTCGTGAAAGCCGCGCAGAAGTACAACCGGATTGTCCAGCACGGCACCAATTCGCGTTCGGACGAGGCGATCATTGAAGAGGTCCAGAAGCTCCGTGGCGGCCTGATTGGCGAGGTCTATCTGGCCCGCGGCCTCTGCTACAACTGGCGCGACACCATTGGACACACTCCCGTCGAGCCGGTCCCTGCAGGCGTCCATTACGATCTGTGGACGGGCCCGGCGCCGCTCCATGATTTTACGCGCAACCATTTTCATTACAACTGGCATTGGTTCTGGGATTACGGGAACGGGGACATTGGCAACCAGGGAATCCATCAGATGGATGTTGCCCGCTGGGGGCTGGGAGTCGGATTTCCGAACAAAGTGTCAGCCATCGGCGGACATTTCATGTTCCATGACGACCAGGAAACTCCCAACACCCTGAATTCCGTTTTTGAATTCGAGATGCCGGACGGGAAGCGCAAAATGCTGGAATTTGAGGTGCGCCACTGGATCACCAACCACGAGGCATCTATCGGCACGCCCGGGTTTGGCGTGGAAATACCGGGCTTTATCGGCCCGCCAAGAGAGGAGCCCCACCAGCAGCGCGGCCCCTTCGGCACAGTGGGTAACATCTTCTACGGATCCAAAGGGTACATGGCGTCGGACAATGAGAGTTTTGCTTCTTACAGGTCGTGGCTGGGCCCTGCGCATGAGCCCGGCCCGAGCGCCGCACGCAGCGGGAACAACTGGGCCAATTTCATAGATTGTGTCCGCAGCCGCAAAAAGGAAGACCTGAATGCGCCGATCGAGGAGGGACATATCTCCTGCACGCTGGTCCATCTGGCAAACGCTTCCTACCGCCTGGGCCGCACTCTGAATTTTGATCCTGTAAAGCAGGAAG
This window harbors:
- the nifS gene encoding cysteine desulfurase NifS; translation: MRRVYLDNNATTPVAPEVFEAMKPYFLNDYGNASSIHWYGQRARAAVEESREQLARLLNARPSEIVFTSGGTESDNQSLFGIVRASKREAKHLITTTIEHSAVLHTAKELEKRGVRVTYVPVGSGGVVDPADVERAVRPDTILISVMHANNEIGTIQPLEEIGRIARERDVYFHTDAVQSVGKIPVDVERLGVDLLSLSAHKLHGPKGVGVLYVRKGTILRQLIYGGHHERDRRPGTENVPGIVGLGKAAELAGTRLVEEMKRVSALRDRLEAGILSSVPLATVSGDTSRRLPTTSNISFDYIEGEGFVIAMDLRGVACSTGAACSSGSIEPSHVLTAIGRKPEQARSSIRFSLGQFTTPEDIDYTLEVLPRVVEQLRSLSPHYNKDAISVVTSGA
- the mnmA gene encoding tRNA 2-thiouridine(34) synthase MnmA, which encodes MTIAVAMSGGVDSSVAAALLAENNPNADPNGPPSVVGMTMQLWNQRRLPALLGSEEAEPGRASGRCCSLDDVYDARRVASFLGLPYYVVNLEDRFEQGVVRPFVESYLAGETPIPCSLCNTEIKFAEFIATARKVGADKIATGHYARVEKDPDSGRYRLLAGRDPSKDQSYFLFGLTQQQLERTLFPLGDFTKEEVRSMARERKLPVAEKPDSQEICFVPTGNYRRFIDAYLSEQGMKIEDTAGEMVTTDGRVLGRHEGLGNYTVGQRKGLGISTGNPLYVIGLDRANNRVVVGANDELLKSRLVVREINWVRPASEGDSFEARVKIRNKHFPAAARVEARAGGEAVVEFASPQRAITPGQAAVFYDGDEVVGGGWISSVAG
- a CDS encoding glycosyltransferase, which gives rise to MSLKPRARRAPKGVLHSHQATRSVPAVAIFARAVAPGKAKTRLIPALGPGGAARFHGALVSDVLAKVAGLKGRAARYLFAAGGDLPEGMVPRAFERRRQRGRGLGQRLSQAFHELLRGHSRAVIIGTDSPTLAPAMLRLALEELRATDAVLGPCPDGGYYLIGLRRTVPGLFNGLRLGTEFAFGDTISSLVAHGLSCSVLGPCPDIDRPQDLAALKKFLRKNSAARRLAPCTWQFLSKW
- a CDS encoding DUF1156 domain-containing protein; the protein is MSIERNFDVPFVAAMALREKQIQQNYRPLIAVHKWFARRPGTLFRALTLAEFLDNPVTETYFGAHDFAGKSIADPFMGGGTPVIEANRLGCDVHGFDINPMSTWIVCEEIRHIDISAYKRAAAQIVIDLRKERVARTSAVEVRGFSGDRRS
- a CDS encoding Gfo/Idh/MocA family oxidoreductase, encoding MNLFKTPSEAGAGLAVPAGITFITRPDRVFGANDRVRVGVCGIRGQGFTHVEEYSRLVHAEVAAVCDVDENIIAGRLSDMDKLALPRPKTYIDARKLMEDKSIDAISIAAPNHWHSLLAIWGCQAGKDVYVEKPCSHNWWDGHQLVKAAQKYNRIVQHGTNSRSDEAIIEEVQKLRGGLIGEVYLARGLCYNWRDTIGHTPVEPVPAGVHYDLWTGPAPLHDFTRNHFHYNWHWFWDYGNGDIGNQGIHQMDVARWGLGVGFPNKVSAIGGHFMFHDDQETPNTLNSVFEFEMPDGKRKMLEFEVRHWITNHEASIGTPGFGVEIPGFIGPPREEPHQQRGPFGTVGNIFYGSKGYMASDNESFASYRSWLGPAHEPGPSAARSGNNWANFIDCVRSRKKEDLNAPIEEGHISCTLVHLANASYRLGRTLNFDPVKQEVIGDEEANHILRGHYREPFVVREEV
- a CDS encoding serine/threonine protein kinase, with translation MGEVGPFCGRAARDPVLTAGEKLGIYEIVSLLGSGGMGEVYRARDTKLQRDVALKILPESMARDAQRMARFEREAQVLASLNHPNIAAIYGLEESNGVRALVMELVDGETLEERLRRPQPPAHPAARDTLSPQAGRGENLKDLASSTSGSGRPARPGEGLPLAIDEALPVAKQIAEALEYAHERGVIHRDLKPANVKITPEGMAKVLDFGLAKVMEAQDATATMDMANSPTLSAMATQAGMILGTAAYMSPEQAKGQRVDRRADIWAFGCVLYEMLSGRRAFEGETISDVLAAVIRAEPVWNVIPKTTPPSVGNLVRRCLVKDPKQRLRDIGEARITIEETISGAGAPPVMAHEQAYPERSERDAHAVTADHRSLLKRERLIWALATTALLVAAIVSVVAYRRLARVPAPAIVAEIPSPKGGQFRFQGDAGGPPALSPDGRSLAFVATDPSGKDMLWVRPLDSPSPQMLAGTEGAQSLFWSADSRSIGFFADGKIRAVPATGGTVMSLADSEVATSGSWN